From a single Aquarana catesbeiana isolate 2022-GZ linkage group LG09, ASM4218655v1, whole genome shotgun sequence genomic region:
- the LOC141108161 gene encoding uncharacterized protein, producing the protein MDSFAEQRLTPPNLPAPRLDHYNVLHCTMTLDVQTVVVFAVIVVLLLVNVILMFFLGTR; encoded by the coding sequence ATGGACAGTTTTGCAGAGCAAAGATTGACACCTCCAAATCTTCCAGCCCCCCGCCTCGACCATTACAATGTGTTGCACTGCACTATGACCTTGGATGTCCAAACTGTGGTGGTATTCGCTGTGATCGTGGTCTTGCTGCTGGTGAACGTGATTCTTATGTTTTTCCTGGGCACTCGTTGA